The Aspergillus oryzae RIB40 DNA, chromosome 5 genome segment CTCatccccaaaccccaatgCCGAACAATTAACCACCGTCCTCACATTCGGCGCTAAATAAAACGCCTCCCTCGGATCCGTGACTGTATATTCCCTCGTAACCCCACCACCAAGCACAAACTTCCTTAGAAGATACGCACAATACACCGGCGAATTAATCACCGCAGTTTCATATCGAGCTCCCCATTTCACCCCCTCGGGACATTCGTCTTTCCCTAGGATCCTGAACCCATCAAGATGACCGTAGCATTCTTTGATACTCCTTTCGTCGAGATATTCGGAAGGTGGGTTCTCGAGGTGTTCGATTCCTTCTATGATTGCTACGCCCGAGGAGGGGTCGCTTTTTGCCAATTGCTTGAGGTAGCTGTAGGTTTGTTTGGCTTGGGTTTCTTCGCGGAGGGCTTGCGGTGTTGAACCGGGGACCGGGCGGTAGTGGGCGCCGGCCCACGGGGAGGCGTAGTTTAGGGATGTGGTGTTGGGGAAGTCGCGGGCTATGAGCTGGATGGTTTGGTTGCGGTGGAGGGTTTCTTGGATGCGGAGGGCGGTTGTGAGGCCGATTACTCCGGCGCTTTTTTGGAGTTAGTTTTGGAGGTTGAATTTGATGATTGGGGATATAAGGGTGGCATGACGTACCCGATTACTACGattgtttctttctcgggcattttgtttttgggtTGGTTCAGATTGTGTTGTCAATTCAATTGAGAGATGTATATAAAtgggtcatggatgaaggGTAAGGCTGACCCCGCATGTAGGTTTATGGGGTATTTATTTCATGTTTAATGTAGTCTAGTACTTGGAGAAAATGCCGCAGTTGAGTCATCTTGCTTGCTTATCTATACCATCTCCACTCTTCGTATACCAATGGTATCAAAGTATTATCATTGAAGTCGTATACAGCCCTGCTAGTTACATCTAGTGTTCTCCGTAGCTGTGTCCTGAAACCGCTCCTCCGCAGAAATCCAAGCGAGTCCGCGGCGGTATTGGATTGATGATGGATTCCTCCGATAAAGATCTGCCGGTATCGCAGTATTGGGGTCGGATTTGCAATATCCTTGTCCAACCGTCCCAATCAGATGTGGATTCCGTAGTTGTCAACACGAGATATTCTATATCCTTGCACACGCTCACTCAAAGTGGTCGGGCAATCTCTCAATGACGTATTTCGCTCTTGCGACCTTCATGATCGGCACACCGGGAATCTTGCGAATACGGCGAACCAGGTCCTTATCGTTCGTCGCCACAATGTAGATTCTGTGTTTTGTAATCTTCGACCAAATTAGACCATGTCATCCCATAGCTTTCGAACTCTCAAAAACTCACCCGATCAACTAAACAGTCATCAGCATAGGTACCGGGGTGATCACACCGCACGCGCGCCCATCTCGGATCCTTAGCCACCCTCAACGCCAACCGGAACTTATCACCCAACTTTTCCAATTCCGCAATAGTACAATCCGTAAACGTCGGGATACACTTCGCATATAACCTGTTGACAATCAGCCATCGCCACCCCACCACCCAATAGCATATCCACTCACAGGTCCATCATAGACTTCAGCATATCCGTCTTCGCGCGAATAGAGTGGGAGACAAAGTTGGTATCCACCAGCACATGGTAAGGAGGTCCGAGGGCCGTGTTGGCGGCGAAGAACATATTCGACGGAGCCTGGGGAATCGCCCGGACTACCTCGTCGcccttggccttgtcttGTTTCGGGGCgttgttgtcttttttgGCGCGGTCATCGTGCTTTTTGATGGCTCGTTTAACCTGGTTTAATGTCTTGTTAGTTTTTGGAATTCTCCGGTGGTTTGATAAGGCGGTTGGAATTGCGTACCTGGGCGAACTTGCGGGTTTTCTTCTGGACACCCATTTTGTGGGAGGATAATTAATAGAGGTACGGACTGGGGGTATATAGAGGAGGAAGTGCGATCAAATAAGGTATATGTCAATCATTAAATCATTAGCAGTGGGCTGTTGGTTTGATGCTGTCGGCTTTTCACTTTCATCGCTGTTGAAAATGTCGATCGGACCGATGTTTTGCCGGTGTTATCTTATCGGGGTGCTGACACCTTGGGAGTAAGGCATCAAGATTAATCTCTTTACAGTTCCCACGTGATCCTTAAGCTCTCAACCTTTTGCAGGGAGACCGAGTACCTCAGATCCACTCTGACCCGCAGCCACTAAATTCTGCCCCTCTGGCAACTGGTTCCTCGCTAGATTCATGCTAACGCTTTAGTGCCAAATCAGTACTAAATAGGCTGCTGCACGGCATACACTTCACAATGCAGAGCCTCACATCACTTCCCACCGAGATTCTCCACAAGATCATCCGCTTTGCAGAGCCGGAGTCACTCAAGACGCTACGGCAGGTATGCCGATCCCTAGGCGAAATCGTCAAAGAACGCCATTTTGAATCCATTACTGTTTACGCAAAAGAGGAGAGCTGCGACAAATTTACTGACTTTCTTGAAAATGAAGACCGTGATTGTCTACATTTAGTGACGAAAGTGTATCTCGACCTCAGTGCATTTGAAGTCAGTTGCCCTTTTTTATGTTTTAGGAGCGGAAACTAACATCTGCACCCAGTATGATGGCTATCGTGTATACAACTATGGGATCTGGGAGGGGCCTAGGGAGAAGACATTTCGCAGATTGGTAAGGCTGTTTCCTCGTCTTAAGGAACTTCCACGACTCCGGAGCATTGTACTTGGCTTCTACCCCGAGTCTCCTGGCGGTGTTGATGGAGTTTTAGACGTTCCTTACACGCTTGGAATCCGCTCAGCCGCAATCAAAGAGTTCCTGTCGGCGATCACAACACTGCCTCAAGTGCCACAGGAACTCGCATTTCGAGAGCTGCTGAATGTGAATGAAAGCAATCAGGacgaggtggagaagattgagaaggtcCTACAAAATTTGCGTTCGCTCCGTCTGAACATCACTAACCCGCACAATTGGGGAGACCCAGAAACTACCTTACACGTTCGTACTTACTTCTCAACGCTAACTACTATAAGCTAATCTGCTGGAAATAGCACGATGACATGCACACTTTCTTTTCGACACTACCATCCTTCTGGCTGAAGCCCGCTCTCCAGATTTTAGAACACCTCACCATTTACTCTAATGTCTATTTTGGCTACTACCCAAGTTGGATCTCCGTGGTGTACATTTCCCGCGACTCAGGACTCTGGCACTTGGAAAGTATGCTTTCGTCCACGACTCCCAGCTAGACTGGATCCTCAGTCACCGCGGCACTCTCACAGAACTCTACCTCGACGACTGCACCATCCTCTGGGCAGTAGCACCTTCCAATAAAGAAAGGACCTACCTGGGTGAGGATAGTTACACCACCCATCCTAATTTGGTGGGAAGAGGCTACGCAACATACGACACACGCTGGCACCATTATTTCCAATCTTTCCATGAACTGCGGCACCTCCGGCACTTCCGATACGGACGTTCTGAGTATTGGCGGGGAAATACCATCCCATTCGAGCGCGAGACcgaaatcatcatcggtATGCATGAAGAAAGCTACCTGACCTTTAGTGACTCTTATGCGCAGGAATTATCCTATGATTATGGCGCCTGGCTCAGGATCAAgtgggaggaaggggggCCTCTGCCATGGATAGAGGAGGATCAGACGAGCCTGGAGGAACTCCTTGCGAAAATTGGTCAGAGATACGTGATAGATGAGGCGACAGAGCATCAAATAGCTCTTGCGCGGGAGCTCAGACGACCGAGAGCCGCTGTTGCACCTATCGACGAGTAGGCGATGTATTTTCCACACTCCGACCGGACTACTGAGCTCTGAATGAACCTGGCTACGAATATTGTACTTTGgacatgtacatacacatcTCCCATATCCACGTAATGTATTTTCAAATAGGATACCCTGTACCAGGGAAGAACCCCCCTTGTTCCTGCGAGATCTACGTACAACTCCAAGTTCCGAGTTCGACGTCTCGGACATATCCCGGAACAATCCAGACCAATTACCAGCACAGCCTTCATCAAGTAAGACCAAATTCACAACTCATGAACCCACTTTAAGATTCACCCAGTTCCGACTGAATGCGTCATCGTGTTCGTGGAATATCAGGAAGATCACGGCATTCATGAACCAGTCTCCAGCCAAGCCCGAGAATCCG includes the following:
- a CDS encoding rRNA-processing FCF1 family protein (predicted nucleic-acid-binding protein, contains PIN domain) encodes the protein MGVQKKTRKFAQVKRAIKKHDDRAKKDNNAPKQDKAKGDEVVRAIPQAPSNMFFAANTALGPPYHVLVDTNFVSHSIRAKTDMLKSMMDLLYAKCIPTFTDCTIAELEKLGDKFRLALRVAKDPRWARVRCDHPGTYADDCLVDRITKHRIYIVATNDKDLVRRIRKIPGVPIMKVARAKYVIERLPDHFE
- a CDS encoding FAD-dependent oxidoreductase (D-aspartate oxidase), with the translated sequence MPEKETIVVIGAGVIGLTTALRIQETLHRNQTIQLIARDFPNTTSLNYASPWAGAHYRPVPGSTPQALREETQAKQTYSYLKQLAKSDPSSGVAIIEGIEHLENPPSEYLDERSIKECYGHLDGFRILGKDECPEGVKWGARYETAVINSPVYCAYLLRKFVLGGGVTREYTVTDPREAFYLAPNVRTVVNCSALGFGDERSFIIRGQTCLVRNPCSQTVTRQNSDGSWSFCIPRPLSGGTIIGGTKQPRDYDPNPSVETREKLLANAAKWFPFEPGSEGKFDVIRDIVGRRPAREGGMRIEVEKVGEGRFVVHAYGAGGRGFELSYGVAGDVVKLMVGNKLVGERASL
- a CDS encoding uncharacterized protein (predicted protein), which encodes MQSLTSLPTEILHKIIRFAEPESLKTLRQVCRSLGEIVKERHFESITVYAKEESCDKFTDFLENEDRDCLHLVTKVYLDLSAFEYDGYRVYNYGIWEGPREKTFRRLVRLFPRLKELPRLRSIVLGFYPESPGGVDGVLDVPYTLGIRSAAIKEFLSAITTLPQVPQELAFRELLNVNESNQDEVEKIEKVLQNLRSLRLNITNPHNWGDPETTLHHDDMHTFFSTLPSFWLKPALQILEHLTIYSNVYFGYYPSWISVVYISRDSGLWHLEKLYLDDCTILWAVAPSNKERTYLGEDSYTTHPNLVGRGYATYDTRWHHYFQSFHELRHLRHFRYGRSEYWRGNTIPFERETEIIIGMHEESYLTFSDSYAQELSYDYGAWLRIKWEEGGPLPWIEEDQTSLEELLAKIGQRYVIDEATEHQIALARELRRPRAAVAPIDE